A window of Halichoerus grypus chromosome 12, mHalGry1.hap1.1, whole genome shotgun sequence contains these coding sequences:
- the LOC144378688 gene encoding olfactory receptor 2A7-like, protein MGDNMTSVTEFTLLGFPLGLRIQILLFGLFSLFYVCTLLGNGLILGLIWLDSRLHTPMYFFLSHLAIVDIAYACNTVPQMLVNLLKPDKPISFAGCLTQTFLFLTFAVTECLLLVVMSYDRYVAICHPLRYSAIMNWRVCITLVLTSWTIGVLLSLIHLMLLLPLPFCRFQKINHFFCEIMAVLKLACVDTHINEIVVLAGAISVLVGPLSSIVISYMCILCAILKIQSGEGQRKAFSTCSSHLCVVGLFYGIAIIMYVGPRYGNPKEQKKYLLLFHSLFNPMLNPLIYSLRNLEVKNALKRVLGIERDL, encoded by the coding sequence ATGGGAGACAATATGACATCTGTCACAGAGTTCACCCTACTGGGATTCCCCCTTGGCCTGAGGATTCAGATTCTTCTCTTTGGGCTCTTCTCTCTGTTCTATGTCTGCACCCTGCTGGGGAACGGGCTCATCCTGGGGCTCATCTGGCTGGACTCCCGACTgcacacccccatgtacttcttcctctcccacctggCCATTGTCGACATAGCCTATGCCTGCAACACCGTGCCCCAGATGTTGGTGAACCTCCTGAAGCCAGACAAGCCCATCTCCTTTGCTGGCTGCTTGACACagacctttctctttttgacattTGCTGTCACAGAATGTCTTCTCCTAGTTGTGATGTCTTATGATCGGTATGTGGCCATCTGCCACCCCCTCCGATATTCTGCCATTATGAACTGGAGAGTCTGCATCACCCTGGTGCTGACTTCTTGGACTATTGGAGTCCTTCTGTCTTTGATTCATCTCATGTTACTTCTACCCTTACCATTCTGTAGATTCCAGAAAATCAATCACTTTTTCTGTGAAATCATGGCTGTTCTCAAACTTGCCTGTGTAGATACGCACATCAATGAGATTGTGGTATTGGCTGGAGCAATTTCTGTGCTAGTGGGACCCCTCTCCTCAATTGTAATCTCATATATGTGCATCCTCTGTGCCATCCTTAAAATCCAGTCTGGGGAAGGTCAAAGAAAAGCCTTCTCCACCTGTTCATCCCATCTCTGTGTGGTTGGACTCTTTTATGGCATAGCCATTATAATGTATGTTGGGCCCAGATATGGGAACCCCAAGGAGCAGAAGAAATATCTCCTCCTGTTTCACAGCCTTTTCAATCCCATGCTCAACCCTCTTATCTACAGTCTCAGGAACTTAGAAGTGAAGAATGCCTTGAAGAGAGTGCTAGGAATAGAGAGAGACTTATGA